Proteins from a single region of Verrucomicrobiota bacterium:
- a CDS encoding serine hydrolase: MSSNRRAFLQHLGYGVAGFTLISTFSGCRSTGRSITQRLPRSSPEAQGVSSPGVLAFLAALAKSKHEFHSFMMVRHGQVVAEGWWTPYQPDLTHTLYSMSKSFTSTSVGLAVAEGRLKVSDRVVSFFPEELPATVSDHLAALRVKDLLTMSVGHAKDPTRTLTEEVNWVKAFLALPIANPPGSVFLYNSLATYMQSAIVQKVTGQPILEYLKPRLFEPLGIEGVTWEMCPRGINTGGWGLNIQTEGLAKFGQLHLQQGVWQGRQILPAQWVEEATTFKIQQPVIANPSRPKEQNDWQQGYCYQFWRCQHNAFRGDGAYGQFTIVMPEQDAVIAITSESPNMQGELDLVWEHLLPAMKNQALPPDPASATQLRQTLASLVLQPPHGQPVPPIASDISGKTFQIEPNDLPARSVTFNFQLGACRFTLQNDQGDYSIVCGLENWVQGETDMPGTPPKLIATGHLKGKTKYKVAAAGAWKDANTFVMIWRYNETPHHDQVTCRFEGDKVKVEFLNSIAKMSAKPTDKRPVLQGKLA, encoded by the coding sequence CCGGGTTCACTTTGATTTCCACCTTTTCTGGTTGTCGCTCCACCGGGCGCTCCATCACCCAACGACTCCCGCGCAGCTCGCCCGAGGCGCAAGGGGTATCGTCGCCGGGGGTATTAGCCTTTCTGGCCGCGCTCGCGAAAAGCAAACACGAGTTCCACAGCTTCATGATGGTTCGCCATGGCCAAGTGGTGGCCGAAGGCTGGTGGACACCCTACCAACCGGATTTGACGCACACCCTGTATTCGATGAGCAAGAGTTTCACCTCAACCTCAGTTGGCTTGGCCGTCGCGGAGGGCAGGTTAAAGGTCAGCGACCGGGTCGTGTCCTTTTTCCCGGAGGAATTGCCGGCTACCGTAAGCGATCACCTGGCAGCGTTGCGGGTGAAAGATTTGCTGACCATGTCCGTGGGCCACGCCAAGGACCCCACCAGGACTTTGACGGAGGAGGTAAACTGGGTGAAAGCCTTTCTGGCGTTGCCCATCGCCAACCCTCCAGGCAGCGTTTTTCTTTATAACAGCCTGGCGACGTATATGCAGTCGGCCATCGTGCAAAAGGTCACGGGCCAGCCAATCCTGGAGTATTTGAAGCCGCGTTTATTCGAGCCGCTGGGAATCGAAGGCGTGACATGGGAAATGTGTCCGCGCGGGATCAATACTGGCGGCTGGGGGTTGAATATTCAGACCGAGGGGTTGGCCAAATTTGGGCAACTGCACCTGCAACAAGGCGTCTGGCAGGGGCGGCAGATCTTGCCGGCGCAATGGGTGGAAGAAGCCACCACGTTCAAGATTCAGCAGCCAGTGATTGCGAATCCCAGCCGACCGAAAGAACAGAATGACTGGCAGCAGGGATATTGCTACCAGTTCTGGCGCTGCCAGCATAACGCGTTTCGTGGGGACGGCGCGTATGGGCAATTCACCATCGTCATGCCGGAGCAGGATGCGGTGATTGCCATCACCAGTGAAAGCCCCAACATGCAGGGCGAGTTGGACCTGGTTTGGGAACACCTGCTGCCCGCCATGAAAAACCAAGCGCTGCCACCCGACCCGGCGTCCGCCACGCAATTGCGGCAGACCCTGGCTTCACTGGTCCTGCAACCGCCCCACGGCCAGCCGGTGCCTCCCATCGCCAGCGACATTTCAGGCAAAACGTTCCAGATCGAACCCAACGACCTCCCGGCGCGCAGTGTCACGTTCAATTTTCAACTTGGCGCCTGCCGATTCACCTTGCAGAACGATCAGGGCGACTATTCCATCGTGTGCGGCTTGGAAAACTGGGTGCAAGGGGAAACCGATATGCCCGGAACACCGCCCAAGTTGATTGCCACGGGGCATCTCAAAGGCAAGACCAAGTACAAAGTGGCGGCGGCTGGCGCTTGGAAAGATGCCAACACCTTCGTGATGATCTGGCGTTATAATGAGACCCCGCACCACGATCAGGTGACATGTCGGTTTGAGGGGGATAAAGTCAAAGTGGAATTTTTGAACAGCATCGCCAAAATGAGCGCGAAACCGACGGATAAGCGACCGGTGCTGCAAGGCAAGCTGGCGTAG